Sequence from the Sphingomonas suaedae genome:
GATCAGCACCTTATGTCCGTCCGGCGTGGCATCGACCTTGGCCAGCGTGGCCGACAGTGCGCGCCGGGTGACATTGCCCTTCGACCAGTTGAGCCGCATCTGGAACCGCGCGGTGGTCTTGAGCGGTACGACGGAAATGCCGGGAAGGTCGAGCGGACGCTCGATCATTCGCTCCAGTGCGCGGAAGCGCCGATAGGGAGTCACGAAGCGTGCCCAGGGATTGAAATAGGGCAGGTCGTGATTGCCCACTTCCACCGTTACGGGACGCCCGAGCGCTTCTAGCCATTCCTGCGCTGCGGCGAACTCGGTCGCACGCGCGCGCATCGTCAGATCGCCAGTCACGATCACCGCGTCGGGGCGCTCCTGTGCCACCCGGCCGGCAAACCAGTCGAGGGCCGCACGGTCCTCCGCCCCGAAATGAATGTCGCTGACATGAAAAAGCCGATTCATGCCGCGTCGCTCCGGGTCGCGAGAAAAACGGGCGCGGTGGTTCCGCCGGTAATCGCCACACCGGACTCCAGCGTTACCGGTTCGCCGTCGAACAGCGCGAGCACGGGCCGCGTGCCGACCGGCTCAAGCCGCGACGCATGACGATGGGTGACGGCGCGCGCCGCGATCCAGTCGCCCGTCAGCCAGTTCCAGCCAAGTTCGGCGATCGCCGACCAGTCGCGCGCGTCGATCGCATCGACCCGCAACCCGTCGGGCGCGGGTGCGACGAACACCGCCTGATACCGATCGCGCATTTCGGCGACGCCACGCACGCCGATCCCCCGCCCGAAGCTACGTCGCCACGCATTGCGGATCGCGTTCCAGGTCCGCGCGACGCGCCCCGCGCGTGCAGCCTCCCGCGCGCGCCCCCAATGCGCCGCAGGGCCGAGAATCAAGCCGACAAAGGCGCGATGCGGTCCTGCCTCGACAAAGTTCATCGCAACCCGCCGCGACGCTTGATGCGCTGCATGGACGATCGCAGCAGGATCAGCATCGTCATGCAATGCCTTGGCGAGCAGATTCATCGTGCCGCCTGGCAGGATCAGGAAGGCACCCTCCCAGTCCGCCAGCGCGCAAAGGGCAGCGTTGATCGTGCCGTCCCCGGCAAACAGCACCACGGTATCGACATCCGCGGCGTCGAGCGCATCTGCTTTGGGAATTGGCTCGTTCGGGAAAGCAGTGCGCCCAGCCAGATGCAGGCCGCGTTCGGCGAACACCGCCTCCAGCGCGTCGCATTTGGCCTGTGTCGCCGATCCTGAGTCCGGGTTGGTGATGAACCATAGTCGTTCCATGCCCGCCCAACGCATGGACTCGGAAAAAGCGCCCGATATCGGCGGGTGTGTCGCCGCTTGCATTTCCGACTGTTTCCGCGGCAGGAAAAAGCCCGCCAGGTCGTCGACCTGACGGGCTTTATCATGGTGGGCGTGGCAAGGATTGAACTTGCGACCCCTGCGATGTCAACACAGTGCTCTACCACTGAGCTACACGCCCACTCGCCTTGCGGCGAATCTCGGGAAGCGGCGCTTTAGCGGGGGCGGTCCCGGCTTGCAAGCGCCCGATTTCAGTTCCGGCTGGGGACCTGCTCCATCTCGAACAACCGGTCCACTTCCAGCACCAGATCGCGCAGGTGAAAGGGCTTTGACAACACCCGTGCCTGCGGCACCTGTTTGCCCGCCTTCAGCGTGACGGCGGCGAATCCGGTGATGAACATGATCCGCATGTCCGGCGCGATCTCGCTCGCGCGCTGGGCGAGTTCGATGCCGTCCATCTCCGGCATCACGATATCGCTGAGCAGCAGGTCGAAACGCTCGGCCTCGATCAGGGGGAGCGCCGCGGTTCCGCGATCGACCGCGACGACCGAATAGCCGGACTTCTCCAGCGCGCGCGTAAGATATTCGCGCATCACCTGATCGTCTTCGGCCAACAAGATTCTGGTCATTCGCCCCTCGCCCGCGATTTCGGCACCGCGCCCGCTCGCGGAAGCGGACATTATGCGCAAAGGGCTTAAGATTTTCCAGCCATTGCGACACGACGATCCCATCGCACGGCCCGTTGCCGCGCGGGGTTGTCGCGCATAAGCTGAACAGCGTGCGCACGCCGCCGCCCTTCGACCTTCACGGTCCCGCCACGCCCGTCTCGCCGGTGGTACTGTCCGTCCCCCATGCCGGGCGCGACTATCCGCTGCCGCTGCGCGCCGCGCTCAAGGTGCCACCGACCAGCCTGGTCGCGCTGGAGGATCGCCATGCCGACACGCTGGCGCTGGCGGCGCGCGGGATCGAAACGCTGTTCGTCGCCACCCGTCCGCGCGCCTGGATCGATCTCAACCGCGCGGAGCATGAGCGCGATCCGCGCATCGACGAGGGGGCGCAGGCGATGCCGGAAAGCGCCCAGTCGCTGAAACTGCGCAGCGGGCTGGGCCTGGTGCCGCGCCGCGCGGGGGGCGTGGATCTGTGGCGCCGCCGCTTCGCTGCCGAAGAGGTGCGCGCGCGGATCGAACAGGATCACCGCCCCTACCACGCCGCGATCGCCGCCGCGCTTGTCGCCGCGCGCGCCCGATTCGGAGTCGCGATATTGCTCGACATCCATTCGATGCCCCCGCTTGCACCGGGCGGCGCGCGGATGGTGATCGGCGATCGGTTCGGCCGGTCCAGCGCCGCGCGCTTCGTCGCGCGGATCGAGGGCGTGACCCATGCCGCCCGCATCCGCAGCGCGGTCAACACACCCTATGCTGGCGGCCATATCCTCGACCGCCATGGCGATCCGGCGGCAAACATTCATGCGATCCAGATCGAGGTCGATCGGACCCTGTATCTCGACCGCCGCCGCGACCGACCCGGTCCCGGCCTGGACGCGGCCGCCGCGCTGCTGCGCCGGATCATCGACGCCGTGTCCGACGAGGCGCTGCCGCTTGCCGATGCGGCGCAATAGGATCAGGCTTGGGCAGAGACGGCGCGTCGACGGATCGGTGACAGGCGCGGCCATCGGGCATCGGCGAGCCGCTGCGCAACCCGCCATAGCATCGCGACGACGAGGGCGCTTACCACCCCGTCCAGCGCATAATGCCAGCCAAGATAGACCGACCCGAACCAGATGGCAGCCGCGTAGGCCATGACCAGATAGCGCCAGCGCGTTTTCCAGGCCGCCGCCACGAAAACCGAGGTAAGCGCACAGTGCATTGAGGGCATGGCGGAGATGCCGCCGCCCAGATCG
This genomic interval carries:
- a CDS encoding metallophosphoesterase family protein — encoded protein: MNRLFHVSDIHFGAEDRAALDWFAGRVAQERPDAVIVTGDLTMRARATEFAAAQEWLEALGRPVTVEVGNHDLPYFNPWARFVTPYRRFRALERMIERPLDLPGISVVPLKTTARFQMRLNWSKGNVTRRALSATLAKVDATPDGHKVLIACHHPLVDTGTRSTSRTRGGRRALEALASAGAHAVLTGHVHDPFDVAHPTGAGPVRLIGAGTLSERVRDTRPSFNEVQISEGELHVDVHHMGLSG
- a CDS encoding diacylglycerol/lipid kinase family protein, coding for MERLWFITNPDSGSATQAKCDALEAVFAERGLHLAGRTAFPNEPIPKADALDAADVDTVVLFAGDGTINAALCALADWEGAFLILPGGTMNLLAKALHDDADPAAIVHAAHQASRRVAMNFVEAGPHRAFVGLILGPAAHWGRAREAARAGRVARTWNAIRNAWRRSFGRGIGVRGVAEMRDRYQAVFVAPAPDGLRVDAIDARDWSAIAELGWNWLTGDWIAARAVTHRHASRLEPVGTRPVLALFDGEPVTLESGVAITGGTTAPVFLATRSDAA
- the cpdR gene encoding cell cycle two-component system response regulator CpdR → MTRILLAEDDQVMREYLTRALEKSGYSVVAVDRGTAALPLIEAERFDLLLSDIVMPEMDGIELAQRASEIAPDMRIMFITGFAAVTLKAGKQVPQARVLSKPFHLRDLVLEVDRLFEMEQVPSRN
- a CDS encoding N-formylglutamate amidohydrolase encodes the protein MRTPPPFDLHGPATPVSPVVLSVPHAGRDYPLPLRAALKVPPTSLVALEDRHADTLALAARGIETLFVATRPRAWIDLNRAEHERDPRIDEGAQAMPESAQSLKLRSGLGLVPRRAGGVDLWRRRFAAEEVRARIEQDHRPYHAAIAAALVAARARFGVAILLDIHSMPPLAPGGARMVIGDRFGRSSAARFVARIEGVTHAARIRSAVNTPYAGGHILDRHGDPAANIHAIQIEVDRTLYLDRRRDRPGPGLDAAAALLRRIIDAVSDEALPLADAAQ